The genomic segment GCTGGACGATTTCGCGCGCCTGGCCCGCGCGGCCATGCCCGGGGCCGCGCGCATCGGCATCCAGACCAATGGCCGCCTGCTGACCCCAGCGCGCGCCGCCGCCCTGGCCGCCGCCGGGGTGGACCGGGTCTGCGTGTCCGTGGACAGCAGCGCGCCGCAGACCTTCCGCACCCTGCGCCCCGGGGGCGAGCTGGGCGATGTGGAGCGCGCCCTGGCGGCCCTGGCCGGGGTGCGCCGCGCCGTACCCGGCGCGCGCCTGGAGCCGGGGGCCGAAACCGTGCTCGTGCGCGACACCGTGGCCGACCTGCCGGAGCTGGTGCGCTGGGTGGCGGCCCGGGGCGTGCGCTTTCTGCTGGTGTCGCACATGCTGCCCTACGCGCCGCAGGCCGCCGGGCTGGTGGCCCACCCCTCGTCCAGCGACGCGGCCCTGGCCCTGTACCGCCGCTGGAAGGACCGCGCCGCGCGCGAGGGGCTGGACCTGGACGCCTACCTGGACGTGCTGTGGCGCTTCGACAAGACCGGGGAGCAGAAGCGGCTGGTGGCCCTGGTGCGGGCCATGCTGGACGAGGGCGCGCAGGATGGGGTCTGGATGCGGCCCCAGCGGCTGCTGGGCCAGGACGGGGGCGAGCTGCGCCGCCTGGAGGACGCCTTCGGGGCCGCTGCCCTGGCCGCCGCGCGCGAGGGGCTGGACCTGCGTCTGCCCGCCGCCGCGCCGCGTTTCGAGCGGCACTGCGCCTTCGTGGAGGAGGGGCGGGTGTTCGTGGACCGCTTCGGGGCGCTGGCGCCGTGCTATTTCCTGTGGCACCGCTACGTCTGCCATCTGGACGGGCGGCGCAAGCCCGTGACCCCGGCGCGCTTTGGCGCCGTCAACGGCCAGGGCCCGCTGGAGCTGTGGCGCGCCGAGCCGTTCGTGCGCTTCCGCGAGGCCGTGCTGCGCTACGACTACCCCTATTGCCTGGACTGCGCCATGAGCCCCTGCGACCTCATCGCCGCCGAGCCGCACGACTTGGACTGCTACGGGCGCGACGTGCCCTGCGGCGACTGCCCCTGGGCCCTGGGGCTCTACCAGTGCCTGGGGTAGCGGGCAGCCCCGGGGAGCCGGGGGCGCCAGGGCGGGCGGGGGCTACTTCTGGGCTGCGAACCAGTCGGCCACGGCCTGCATGTCCTCGTCGGTCATGGTCCTGGTCTTGTTCTGCATGGCCTTGTTGAAGCGGGTGCCGTCGCGGAAGGCCTTGAGGGCGGTGACGATCCGGGCCGGGTCGGCGCCGTGGAACTCGGTGGCGTGGCATTGGCAGCCCTTGGCCAGGGCCTCGCCCCGGGCCAGGTCTGCGGCGGGCGCGGCGGCGGGAGCGGTGGCGGCCAGGGCCAGGGCGGCGGCGAGAACGAACGCGGCGATGCGCGGCATGGGGTTTCCCCTTGCGGTTGCGGTTGCGCGGCGCGCGGCCTTGGGCCTTGCCAAGGGCGCGCGGGGTCTGGCACATTTTCTTTTTCGCAAACCCTAGCAGGGCACGG from the Desulfocurvus vexinensis DSM 17965 genome contains:
- a CDS encoding c-type cytochrome produces the protein MPRIAAFVLAAALALAATAPAAAPAADLARGEALAKGCQCHATEFHGADPARIVTALKAFRDGTRFNKAMQNKTRTMTDEDMQAVADWFAAQK
- a CDS encoding radical SAM/SPASM family putative metalloenzyme maturase; translated protein: MTGHPAFLPQPSRMTVEVTTRCNMRCALCVKQAPGADIGDGDMDPAVFARLAPAFAHLDSLVLTGIGEPLLHPGLDDFARLARAAMPGAARIGIQTNGRLLTPARAAALAAAGVDRVCVSVDSSAPQTFRTLRPGGELGDVERALAALAGVRRAVPGARLEPGAETVLVRDTVADLPELVRWVAARGVRFLLVSHMLPYAPQAAGLVAHPSSSDAALALYRRWKDRAAREGLDLDAYLDVLWRFDKTGEQKRLVALVRAMLDEGAQDGVWMRPQRLLGQDGGELRRLEDAFGAAALAAAREGLDLRLPAAAPRFERHCAFVEEGRVFVDRFGALAPCYFLWHRYVCHLDGRRKPVTPARFGAVNGQGPLELWRAEPFVRFREAVLRYDYPYCLDCAMSPCDLIAAEPHDLDCYGRDVPCGDCPWALGLYQCLG